A genomic segment from Aegilops tauschii subsp. strangulata cultivar AL8/78 chromosome 1, Aet v6.0, whole genome shotgun sequence encodes:
- the LOC141026860 gene encoding chalcone synthase 2-like — MAAVKLEEVRRAQQAVGLATVLAIGTAVPANCVYQATYPDYYFRVTKSEHLPDLKEKFERMCEKSTIRKRHMHLTEEILKKNPSICSHMEPSLDTRHDIVVVEVPKLGKEAAERAIKEWGQPLSKITHVVFCTTSGVDMPGADYQLTRLLGLSPTVKRLMMYQQGCFGGATVLRMAKDIAENNRGARVLVVCSEITAMAFRGPSKS; from the coding sequence ATGGCGGCGGTGAAGTTGGAGGAAGTGAGAAGGGCACAGCAGGCGGTGGGTCTGGCGACCGTGCTGGCAATCGGCACGGCCGTCCCGGCCAACTGCGTGTACCAGGCCACCTACCCGGACTACTATTTCAGAGTCACCAAGAGCGAGCACCTCCCAGACCTCAAGGAGAAGTTCGAGAGGATGTGCGAGAAGTCCACGATCAGGAAGAGGCACATGCACCTCACCGAAGAGATCCTGAAAAAGAACCCTAGCATCTGCTCCCACATGGAGCCGTCGCTGGACACGCGCCACGACATTGTCGTCGTGGAGGTGCCCAAACTTGGGAAAGAGGCGGCAGAGAGGGCCATCAAGGAGTGGGGCCAGCCACTGTCGAAGATCACCCACGTCGTCTTCTGCACCACCTCCGGCGTGGACATGCCAGGCGCCGACTACCAGTTGACGAGGCTGCTTGGCCTCTCGCCGACGGTCAAACGCCTCATGATGTACCAGCAAGGCTGCTTTGGCGGTGCCACGGTGCTCCGCATGGCTAAAGACATCGCCGAGAACAACCGCGGCGCACGTGTGTTGGTGGTCTGCTCGGAGATTACCGCCATGGCATTCCGTGGCCCCTCCAAGTCC